In Candidatus Afararchaeum irisae, a genomic segment contains:
- a CDS encoding GTP-binding protein, translating to MGLQEEIQEIEEEIENTPYNKSTEKHIGRLKAKLSKLKDELAQRESGSGGGGGYNIPKTGDARVVLVGFPSVGKSTLLNQITNAESETGSYGFTTLEVVPGMLKYRNTDIQILDVPGLIEGASEGRGGGKEILSVVRSADLLVFMVDVFEPEQYKTLHDELYEHGIRIDASPPRVKINRKDRGGIDVRKFDDVEIDDELVESICEQHGIVNASVVIREDVTVDELNDAILDNRVYVDSAVTVNKMDLADPSTVERTREKLSEYGVDDAVGISAKEGKGLDAFKEMVFESLDLIRIYMKPQGGDPDYDEPMVVREGATVGDLASKIHGEAEERFRYAKVWGDSAKHDGQQVGEDHVLSDEDVLSVIMKK from the coding sequence ATGGGACTTCAGGAAGAGATCCAGGAGATAGAGGAGGAGATCGAGAACACTCCCTACAACAAGTCGACAGAGAAACACATAGGACGTCTCAAGGCTAAGCTCTCGAAGCTCAAGGACGAGCTCGCACAGAGGGAGTCGGGGAGCGGCGGCGGTGGGGGATACAACATACCCAAGACGGGAGACGCTAGGGTCGTTCTCGTCGGCTTCCCGAGTGTCGGAAAGTCGACTCTTCTCAACCAGATCACGAACGCAGAGAGTGAGACGGGGTCTTACGGCTTCACTACGTTGGAGGTCGTCCCGGGTATGCTCAAGTACAGGAACACCGACATACAGATACTCGATGTCCCGGGTCTGATAGAAGGAGCGAGCGAGGGACGCGGCGGAGGAAAGGAGATTCTGAGCGTCGTGAGATCCGCCGACCTCCTCGTCTTCATGGTCGACGTCTTCGAGCCCGAACAGTACAAGACACTCCACGACGAGCTATACGAACACGGAATACGTATAGACGCCTCGCCCCCGCGTGTCAAGATAAACAGGAAGGACAGGGGAGGCATAGACGTGAGGAAGTTCGACGACGTCGAGATAGACGACGAACTCGTCGAGAGCATCTGTGAACAACACGGCATAGTCAACGCGTCTGTCGTCATAAGGGAAGACGTCACAGTCGACGAACTCAACGACGCCATCCTCGACAACCGCGTCTACGTCGACTCCGCCGTCACCGTCAACAAGATGGATCTCGCCGACCCATCGACTGTCGAGAGGACACGTGAGAAGCTCTCGGAGTACGGAGTTGACGACGCCGTCGGCATAAGCGCGAAGGAAGGCAAAGGCTTAGACGCGTTCAAGGAGATGGTCTTCGAGTCGCTCGATCTCATCAGGATCTACATGAAGCCACAGGGCGGCGACCCCGACTACGACGAGCCGATGGTCGTCAGGGAGGGTGCTACCGTCGGTGACCTCGCCTCGAAGATACACGGCGAAGCCGAGGAGCGTTTCCGTTACGCCAAGGTCTGGGGAGACAGTGCCAAACACGACGGTCAGCAGGTTGGCGAGGATCACGTCCTCAGCGACGAGGACGTCCTCTCAGTTATAATGAAGAAGTGA
- a CDS encoding AbrB/MazE/SpoVT family DNA-binding domain-containing protein: MSESEKRKVGERGQITLPKSLREKLDIHGGDEVVVHEEDGKIVVEKHMVRERLAEGYRSVSDRSEKIAKEMEGVSKEANEYLGDAPEW, encoded by the coding sequence ATGAGTGAGTCGGAGAAACGTAAGGTCGGCGAGCGGGGACAGATAACCCTCCCTAAGAGTCTCCGCGAGAAGCTCGACATCCACGGTGGTGACGAAGTCGTGGTTCACGAGGAAGACGGTAAGATAGTAGTCGAGAAACACATGGTACGTGAGAGGCTCGCCGAGGGATACAGATCTGTCTCGGATCGCTCGGAGAAGATCGCCAAGGAGATGGAAGGTGTTTCGAAGGAGGCTAACGAGTACCTGGGTGACGCGCCCGAATGGTAA
- a CDS encoding FUN14 domain-containing protein, with product MELDPFQMGLEFGGGGILGFVIGYATKKIAKLIAIIIGAELALFRFLETKGVLSVNWDALADGTANLTSTGTQNVGEAASYVTSLASAVPIGGGFAAGTYIGFKKG from the coding sequence ATGGAGCTCGATCCTTTCCAGATGGGTCTGGAGTTCGGAGGCGGGGGTATACTCGGCTTCGTGATAGGCTATGCGACAAAGAAGATAGCGAAGCTGATAGCAATCATAATAGGTGCAGAGCTCGCCCTCTTCCGTTTCTTAGAGACGAAAGGCGTCCTGTCGGTCAACTGGGACGCACTCGCCGACGGAACCGCTAACCTGACCTCGACGGGTACACAGAACGTCGGGGAAGCCGCTAGCTACGTCACGAGTCTCGCGAGTGCGGTTCCGATAGGCGGCGGATTCGCCGCAGGAACCTACATCGGGTTCAAGAAGGGGTGA
- a CDS encoding type II toxin-antitoxin system PemK/MazF family toxin encodes MRIQRGDIIIAELDPTRGSEQRGTRPCLVVQNDIGNRNAPTTIVAPFSTSYDSIYPFEVLVSADESPLKEDSVVDCSQIRTVSVEHRIRDKIGSVSDEKMDEVDSSLEYSLGLTQF; translated from the coding sequence GTGCGTATTCAACGTGGAGACATAATAATAGCCGAGTTAGACCCGACTCGGGGCTCCGAACAGCGCGGAACACGTCCATGTCTGGTAGTTCAGAATGACATCGGTAACCGAAACGCGCCGACTACCATAGTCGCTCCATTCAGTACTTCTTATGACAGTATCTATCCGTTCGAGGTTCTCGTATCGGCTGACGAATCGCCCTTAAAAGAAGACTCAGTCGTAGACTGTAGCCAGATACGTACTGTGTCCGTAGAACACCGTATACGGGATAAGATAGGTTCCGTATCCGACGAAAAGATGGACGAAGTTGACTCGTCTCTGGAGTACAGTCTGGGACTGACTCAGTTCTGA
- the bluB gene encoding 5,6-dimethylbenzimidazole synthase has protein sequence MTSFTDDEIDSFHRLVRSRRDIRRFRSDEVPDDVLERMLDAAHHAPSVGFSQPWDFVLVEDDDKKSEIKDVAERAINAAEEAYREPRKSEFGRLKLEGIEESPVNICVTCDPTRDAPHVLGRNSMRRADVYSTCLAVQNLWLAARAEGVGVGWVSFLYPHEVREILGIPHHVEPIAYLCVGYPEEFPDEPTLQKEGWRERIDLEDLVHRGSWSSENDGGSNRT, from the coding sequence ATGACGAGCTTCACAGACGACGAGATAGACTCCTTTCACCGTCTCGTGAGGTCGAGACGTGACATACGGCGTTTTCGGAGCGATGAGGTTCCCGACGACGTCTTGGAGAGAATGCTCGACGCCGCCCACCACGCCCCGAGCGTGGGCTTCTCACAGCCGTGGGACTTCGTTCTCGTCGAGGACGACGACAAGAAGTCGGAGATAAAGGACGTCGCCGAACGTGCCATAAACGCAGCCGAGGAGGCGTACCGCGAACCCAGAAAGTCGGAGTTCGGACGTCTCAAGCTCGAAGGCATAGAGGAGTCTCCCGTCAATATCTGTGTGACGTGTGACCCGACGAGGGACGCTCCTCACGTCCTAGGAAGGAACTCGATGAGACGCGCCGACGTCTACTCGACGTGTCTCGCCGTCCAGAACCTCTGGCTCGCCGCACGTGCCGAGGGCGTCGGAGTCGGATGGGTGAGCTTCCTGTATCCCCACGAAGTCAGGGAGATACTCGGTATACCCCACCACGTCGAACCGATCGCGTATCTGTGTGTCGGATACCCCGAGGAGTTCCCCGACGAGCCGACGTTACAGAAGGAGGGATGGCGTGAGAGGATCGACCTCGAAGACCTCGTCCACAGAGGGTCTTGGTCGTCAGAGAATGACGGAGGATCAAATCGGACATAG